In Acidimicrobiales bacterium, a single window of DNA contains:
- a CDS encoding glycosyltransferase, protein MRVDHLSFPPSVPRPGAGRSYGVLSTFPPTACGLATFTAALTDSLLDSGANVGIVRVADGIGSPDPRVMAELENGLPASVEEATGCLDRCDVAIVQHEYGIYGGPDGDEVVGILRGLTIPSIVVLHTVLLEPTPHQRMVLEAVVDAASSVVVMTEAARQRLYDRFDVDAAKVTTIPHGAVVPAPRRNPAPPTRPMLLTWGLIGRGKGIEWAIDAMGDLQDLQPRPRYVVAGRTHPKVLAFEGDVYRDMLVERTWARRLAASVKFDASYRDVRSLTQLIQDASVVVLPYDSRDQVTSGVLVDAVAAGRPIVATAFPHAVELLSSGAGIVVPHGDAGALAVALRRVLTDPDLALAMAAEAARLAPGLGWPAVAGQYADLADHILDEHEAVPA, encoded by the coding sequence GTGCGCGTTGACCATTTGTCGTTCCCGCCGTCTGTCCCGCGCCCGGGGGCAGGCCGCTCGTACGGCGTCCTGAGCACCTTCCCGCCCACCGCGTGCGGGCTGGCGACGTTCACGGCCGCGCTGACGGACAGCCTGCTCGACAGCGGGGCCAACGTCGGCATCGTGCGCGTGGCCGACGGCATCGGGTCGCCGGACCCCCGCGTGATGGCCGAGCTCGAGAACGGCCTCCCCGCCTCGGTGGAGGAGGCGACCGGTTGCCTCGACCGCTGCGACGTGGCGATCGTGCAGCACGAGTACGGCATCTATGGCGGGCCCGACGGCGACGAGGTGGTCGGCATCCTGCGTGGGCTGACGATCCCGTCGATCGTGGTGCTGCACACCGTGCTCCTGGAGCCGACCCCCCACCAGCGCATGGTGCTGGAGGCGGTGGTCGACGCGGCGAGCTCGGTCGTCGTCATGACCGAGGCCGCCCGGCAACGGTTGTACGACCGCTTCGACGTCGACGCCGCCAAGGTCACGACGATCCCCCACGGCGCCGTGGTGCCGGCACCCCGCCGGAACCCCGCGCCGCCGACCCGCCCGATGCTCCTCACCTGGGGGCTGATCGGCCGGGGCAAGGGCATCGAGTGGGCGATCGACGCCATGGGCGACCTGCAGGACCTGCAGCCGCGGCCCCGCTACGTCGTCGCCGGGCGCACCCACCCGAAGGTGCTGGCGTTCGAGGGCGACGTCTACCGGGACATGCTCGTCGAGCGGACCTGGGCCCGACGGTTGGCGGCCTCGGTGAAGTTCGACGCCAGCTACCGCGACGTGCGCTCCCTCACGCAGCTGATCCAGGACGCCTCGGTCGTCGTGCTGCCCTACGACTCCCGCGACCAGGTCACCTCCGGGGTGCTGGTCGACGCCGTCGCCGCCGGCCGGCCGATCGTGGCGACCGCCTTCCCCCACGCCGTCGAGCTGCTGTCGAGCGGGGCGGGCATCGTCGTCCCCCACGGCGATGCCGGCGCCCTGGCCGTGGCGCTCCGACGTGTGCTGACCGACCCCGACCTGGCCCTGGCCATGGCCGCCGAAGCCGCCCGGCTCGCTCCCGGACTCGGCTGGCCCGCGGTCGCCGGGCAGTACGCCGATCTCGCCGACCACATCCTCGACGAGCACGAGGCGGTGCCCGCATGA
- a CDS encoding glycosyltransferase family 4 protein has protein sequence MNASFARRPERSNGCLRVAVLAPLAWRVPPRHYGPWELFASLLTEGLVAAGHDVTLFASGDSRTAAALSSVVAHGWSEDPDVDPKVAECLHIAAVFERADEFDIVHNSFDFLPLTYSGLVDTPVVTTIHGFSSPRIVPVYERYNGRGAYVAISDADRHPALDYAATIHHGIDTTAFGLHPGPGGYLLFFGRIHPEKGTAEAIEVAARAGVPLLIAGIVQDQGYFDAAVAPHVDGDRVRFLGPIGTERRAELLGGADALLHLIDFEEPFGFSVVEAMACGTPVVAFDRGSMPELVDHGRTGFVVADVDAAVRSVAAAGSLDRVAIHEHAVARFGRQRMVDEYVAVYDHVLR, from the coding sequence ATGAACGCATCCTTCGCCCGCCGACCCGAGCGGTCGAACGGGTGCCTGCGCGTCGCCGTTCTCGCGCCCCTCGCGTGGCGGGTGCCGCCACGGCACTACGGCCCGTGGGAGCTGTTCGCGTCGCTGCTCACCGAGGGACTGGTGGCGGCCGGCCACGACGTCACCCTCTTCGCCAGCGGCGACTCCCGGACCGCGGCGGCGCTGTCGTCGGTCGTGGCCCACGGCTGGTCCGAGGACCCCGACGTCGACCCGAAGGTGGCGGAGTGCCTGCACATCGCGGCGGTGTTCGAGCGGGCGGACGAGTTCGACATCGTCCACAACAGCTTCGACTTCCTGCCGCTGACCTACAGCGGGCTGGTCGACACGCCGGTCGTGACCACGATCCACGGCTTCTCGTCGCCCCGGATCGTCCCCGTGTACGAGCGCTACAACGGTCGCGGGGCGTACGTCGCCATCAGCGACGCCGACCGGCACCCGGCGCTCGACTACGCGGCGACGATCCACCACGGCATCGACACCACGGCGTTCGGCCTCCATCCCGGCCCTGGCGGCTACCTGCTGTTCTTCGGCCGCATCCACCCGGAGAAGGGCACGGCCGAGGCGATCGAGGTGGCGGCGCGCGCCGGGGTGCCGCTGCTGATCGCCGGGATCGTCCAGGACCAGGGCTACTTCGACGCCGCGGTGGCCCCGCACGTCGACGGCGACCGCGTCCGGTTCCTGGGGCCGATCGGCACGGAGCGCCGGGCCGAACTGCTGGGCGGTGCCGACGCGCTGCTCCACCTGATCGACTTCGAGGAGCCGTTCGGCTTCAGCGTGGTCGAGGCGATGGCCTGCGGGACGCCGGTGGTCGCCTTCGACCGGGGCTCGATGCCCGAGCTGGTCGACCACGGGCGCACCGGTTTCGTGGTGGCCGACGTCGACGCAGCGGTGCGATCGGTCGCTGCCGCCGGCTCGCTCGACCGCGTGGCGATCCACGAGCACGCTGTCGCCCGCTTCGGCCGGCAGCGCATGGTCGACGAGTACGTCGCCGTCTACGACCACGTCCTCCGCTGA
- a CDS encoding helix-turn-helix domain-containing protein, translating into MGSWSLLTNHARALLCIAHDPGVRLRDIAAQVGITERRAHDIVTDLADAGYVVKDKDGRRNRYNIQEHVPLGDSIDRERTVGELLDLLVGVNAHRQPHRKDRINHG; encoded by the coding sequence ATGGGAAGTTGGAGCCTGCTCACCAACCACGCTCGTGCGCTCCTCTGCATCGCCCACGACCCGGGCGTGCGGCTGCGAGACATCGCCGCCCAGGTCGGCATCACCGAGCGCCGCGCCCACGACATCGTCACCGACCTCGCCGACGCCGGCTACGTCGTGAAGGACAAGGACGGCCGCCGCAACCGGTACAACATCCAGGAGCACGTGCCGCTGGGTGACTCCATCGACCGGGAACGGACCGTCGGCGAGCTCCTCGACCTCCTCGTGGGCGTCAACGCCCACCGCCAACCGCACCGTAAGGACAGGATCAACCATGGCTGA
- a CDS encoding PQQ-binding-like beta-propeller repeat protein — MIVGLAGCWPASGQGPDRRAHNEVETGFAVDTVDGFTELWTGTTDQLGPRGVGPPVVSTDGGVYATTTRSVYAFEATTGAPRWVSTPHASTPNAEVDTEVIVLASQLYASVRLSDGRWEMAICQLSTGFCDTLAGELQARMEAIREGPDRLQVLVSQFASVAGGGTVQRGWAYLGAQNVLLTDQPNAARLTLGVTQFFHAGIGVGTAPANGVRAFPTAGGSGWATPIDGADATSPVLSADGTTVYVGTDAGTVYALAAADGAVLWSAPVGSAVTAAPALAGDTLYVPTASGSLVALSATGCGAATCTPSWSTAAGSKITVQPAVAAGVVFTGSADGAVRAYDAAGCAAATCTPSWSDATGSRITGAPAISLGKLFVGTQDGRLIAYGLPPTP; from the coding sequence GTGATCGTCGGGCTGGCCGGTTGTTGGCCGGCGTCGGGTCAGGGCCCGGATCGTCGGGCGCACAACGAGGTCGAGACCGGGTTCGCGGTCGACACGGTGGATGGCTTCACCGAGCTGTGGACCGGCACGACCGACCAGCTGGGACCTCGGGGGGTCGGCCCTCCGGTCGTGTCCACCGACGGGGGCGTCTACGCGACAACGACGCGCTCGGTCTACGCCTTCGAGGCGACCACCGGTGCTCCCCGCTGGGTCTCCACCCCTCATGCGTCCACGCCGAACGCCGAGGTCGACACCGAGGTCATCGTCCTCGCCAGCCAGCTCTACGCGAGCGTGCGGCTGTCCGACGGCCGGTGGGAGATGGCCATCTGCCAGCTGAGCACCGGGTTCTGCGACACCTTGGCCGGTGAGCTCCAGGCCCGGATGGAGGCCATACGGGAGGGCCCCGACCGGCTGCAGGTGCTGGTGTCGCAGTTCGCATCGGTGGCCGGCGGCGGCACCGTCCAGCGGGGTTGGGCCTACCTCGGTGCACAGAACGTCCTGCTCACCGACCAGCCCAACGCCGCACGTCTGACGCTCGGCGTCACCCAGTTCTTCCATGCTGGCATCGGGGTCGGAACCGCCCCGGCCAACGGTGTCCGCGCGTTCCCCACGGCCGGCGGCTCGGGCTGGGCCACACCCATCGACGGTGCCGACGCGACGTCTCCAGTGCTCAGCGCCGACGGCACGACCGTCTACGTCGGCACCGACGCCGGGACCGTGTACGCGCTGGCCGCTGCCGACGGCGCCGTGCTCTGGTCGGCACCCGTGGGCAGTGCGGTCACGGCGGCGCCGGCCCTCGCCGGCGACACGCTCTACGTCCCGACCGCGTCGGGCTCGCTGGTCGCTCTCTCGGCGACCGGCTGCGGTGCGGCCACCTGCACCCCTTCGTGGTCGACCGCCGCAGGCAGCAAGATCACTGTCCAACCGGCCGTCGCCGCGGGCGTCGTCTTCACGGGCTCCGCCGACGGGGCGGTCCGTGCCTACGACGCCGCCGGTTGCGCGGCCGCCACCTGCACCCCGTCGTGGTCGGACGCCACCGGCAGCCGCATCACCGGCGCACCCGCGATCAGCCTCGGCAAGCTCTTCGTCGGCACCCAG